A window from Vicinamibacteria bacterium encodes these proteins:
- a CDS encoding ABC transporter permease, with amino-acid sequence MTATDLRLALRSLVKRPGLTAAVVASLALGVGANVAVFSLAKAVLIEPLPFDDPDELVMVWERNFLRDRPRNVVSPANFLDWKEASQSFDGMAALVPRRLTLSGTGDAPVLVSALEATEDLFALLGAPSMMGRTFSAEEYRENARVAVVTYELWRGALAGDPAVLGTPLMLEEQPYTIIGVLPRGFRLEIPGTAYSFPIDPMVFLPRAVADSWRERGGRSITVIARRRAGVELEAAQAEMDAIAERLAERYPDFNTGWGVNLVALKEQIVGESRATLLLLWAAVTAMLAIVAANVANLLLGRGLQRRREIAIRTAIGAGGRDIIRQLLLESLVLTTCATVLGIAVAHGVIGVLKYRSPIDLPRLDTVAVDGVVLLYALGATIVMTLVFGLVPALQSRRTDVTKALREEALAASSAGGHSRLRGLLVVSEVALAVALIAGAGLLVRTLVALRGVDTGFQRNGVATLTIALPDRYDTDALRARYYEELLSRIEALPDIDAAGVVSSLPLTGPHAATSFWASDAPEPARGEAPVADIRIIRGDYFRAMAVPLLAGRPLDARDGKDAPPRGIVSAEALRVLWPGEDPSEVLGREVVVSWGEPLPVEVIAVVGDVRHQALDVVPRPMIYWPHDQNVWGDMTLVALSRGSDADEAIASVLGEVRALDPNVATLDVGTLTEVLDASVADRRVSSVVLGAFALLAMGLASLGVYGVVSFSATSRSREMSLRLALGATPSRVIGLVLSQGLAPVVIGVGLGLVAALAGNRLVSSLLYGVSPTDPVTLAASAVALVIVAAVAAYLPARRTSRLGPATALRSE; translated from the coding sequence ATGACTGCCACCGACTTGCGTCTCGCCCTTCGTTCCCTCGTCAAACGTCCGGGTCTTACCGCCGCCGTGGTCGCGAGCCTCGCGCTCGGGGTCGGGGCGAACGTGGCCGTCTTCAGCCTCGCCAAAGCAGTGCTCATCGAGCCGCTGCCGTTCGACGATCCCGACGAGCTCGTGATGGTGTGGGAGCGCAATTTCCTCCGCGATCGTCCGCGAAACGTCGTCTCGCCCGCGAACTTCCTCGATTGGAAGGAAGCGAGCCAGTCGTTCGACGGGATGGCCGCTCTCGTGCCCCGCCGGTTGACGCTGTCCGGGACGGGAGACGCCCCGGTGCTCGTCTCTGCGCTCGAGGCGACGGAAGATTTGTTCGCGCTCCTCGGCGCGCCATCGATGATGGGACGGACGTTCTCCGCGGAGGAGTATCGCGAGAACGCTCGAGTTGCGGTCGTGACCTACGAGCTGTGGAGAGGAGCGCTCGCCGGTGACCCCGCCGTTTTGGGAACGCCCCTGATGCTCGAAGAGCAGCCCTACACGATCATCGGCGTGCTTCCGCGAGGGTTTCGGCTGGAGATTCCGGGCACGGCCTACTCCTTTCCGATCGATCCGATGGTGTTTCTCCCGCGCGCGGTGGCCGATTCCTGGCGGGAGCGAGGCGGACGCTCGATCACCGTGATCGCGCGCCGGCGCGCCGGCGTCGAACTCGAAGCGGCGCAGGCGGAGATGGACGCCATCGCGGAAAGGCTGGCCGAACGGTACCCCGACTTCAACACGGGCTGGGGCGTCAACCTCGTGGCGCTCAAAGAGCAGATCGTGGGTGAGTCGAGAGCGACGCTTCTTCTTCTCTGGGCGGCGGTGACCGCGATGCTCGCGATCGTCGCCGCCAATGTCGCGAACCTCCTTCTCGGCCGCGGCCTTCAACGCCGCCGCGAGATCGCGATCCGAACCGCCATCGGCGCGGGAGGACGCGACATCATCCGCCAGCTGTTGCTCGAGAGTCTCGTTCTCACAACCTGCGCCACGGTTCTCGGGATCGCGGTCGCACACGGCGTCATCGGCGTTTTGAAATACCGGAGCCCGATCGATCTGCCCCGCCTCGATACGGTCGCGGTGGACGGCGTCGTGCTGCTCTACGCTCTCGGGGCGACGATCGTCATGACGCTCGTTTTCGGGCTCGTCCCCGCGCTCCAATCCCGTCGAACGGACGTCACGAAAGCGTTGCGCGAAGAAGCGCTCGCCGCGTCTTCCGCTGGCGGACATTCGCGGCTTCGCGGCCTTCTCGTCGTCTCCGAAGTGGCGCTCGCGGTCGCGCTCATCGCCGGAGCGGGTCTTCTCGTGCGGACGCTCGTCGCGCTTCGCGGAGTCGATACCGGCTTTCAACGAAACGGTGTCGCGACCCTCACGATCGCTCTTCCCGATCGCTACGATACGGACGCGCTCCGCGCGCGCTACTACGAGGAGCTTCTTTCACGGATCGAGGCGCTGCCGGATATCGACGCGGCTGGGGTCGTCTCCTCTCTGCCTCTCACCGGGCCGCACGCCGCCACATCGTTCTGGGCTTCCGATGCTCCCGAGCCCGCGCGCGGCGAAGCCCCCGTCGCCGATATCCGCATCATCCGCGGGGACTACTTCCGCGCGATGGCGGTGCCGCTTCTCGCCGGACGCCCGTTAGACGCGCGCGATGGAAAGGACGCACCGCCGCGCGGCATCGTGAGCGCGGAGGCGTTGCGGGTGCTATGGCCGGGAGAGGATCCGTCCGAGGTTCTCGGCCGCGAGGTCGTCGTCAGTTGGGGAGAGCCGCTTCCGGTCGAAGTCATCGCGGTCGTGGGCGACGTGCGACACCAGGCTCTCGACGTCGTCCCCCGGCCGATGATCTATTGGCCTCACGACCAGAACGTATGGGGCGACATGACGCTCGTCGCTCTCTCGCGTGGCTCCGACGCGGACGAAGCGATCGCCTCGGTCCTCGGCGAGGTGAGAGCGCTCGATCCGAACGTCGCGACGCTCGACGTCGGCACCTTGACGGAAGTGCTCGACGCGTCCGTTGCGGATCGTCGTGTTTCGTCCGTCGTTCTCGGTGCGTTCGCGTTGCTCGCGATGGGTCTCGCCAGTCTCGGTGTCTACGGCGTCGTGTCGTTCTCGGCCACGTCGCGTTCTCGCGAGATGAGCCTTCGGCTCGCTCTCGGCGCCACCCCGTCGCGCGTGATCGGCCTCGTGCTGTCCCAAGGGCTCGCGCCTGTCGTGATCGGCGTCGGTCTCGGTCTCGTGGCCGCGCTCGCGGGCAATCGTCTGGTCTCGTCACTGCTATATGGCGTCAGCCCGACCGATCCGGTGACGCTCGCCGCATCCGCTGTCGCTCTGGTCATCGTTGCCGCCGTCGCCGCCTATCTTCCCGCCCGGCGGACGAGCCGTCTCGGCCCGGCGACAGCGCTGCGATCGGAATGA
- a CDS encoding tetratricopeptide repeat protein has protein sequence MKPGPVRGKSDYSLAEYLVKAKARELAEQALELNPNFSEAHVALGNIKRTYDRDWSGAEAEYRRALEIAPGNAAVVVGAARVAGAMGRVDEALEPSRHVAELDRTRRALRLLRRPAGRGRGSL, from the coding sequence ATGAAACCGGGTCCGGTCAGGGGCAAGAGTGATTATTCGCTTGCCGAGTACTTGGTAAAGGCGAAGGCGCGAGAGTTGGCGGAGCAAGCCCTGGAGCTGAATCCCAACTTCTCTGAGGCACACGTCGCACTGGGGAACATCAAGCGAACCTACGACCGGGACTGGAGCGGGGCGGAGGCAGAATACCGGCGCGCGCTCGAGATCGCACCCGGAAATGCCGCGGTCGTCGTCGGCGCGGCGAGAGTCGCCGGTGCGATGGGCCGCGTCGACGAGGCCCTCGAGCCGAGCCGGCACGTGGCGGAGCTCGACCGAACGCGTCGGGCGCTTCGCCTACTACGCCGGCCGGCTGGACGAGGCCGAGGCAGCCTATGA
- a CDS encoding GAF domain-containing protein, with product MSESTQTKSVADHFRQIYKRLAELESRVEAVEDRVDSRPSIDYPTKPDTEVLVQVVELETRLKRLESENQELTERCDRLQAHNEAISNLYVVKHRLHASLEPGEIMRIIREILSELVGASEFGIFLLDPRQAALRRVTGLGPESGPDSILIGDGHLGRVAKDGQAFFYDSSGNGERAPDVPLAAIPLRGETGPIGIIAIWRLLSHKDRLSPIDHQLLELVADQAPLALMSAHLHQRSRARSRSPGGSSAI from the coding sequence ATGAGCGAATCGACCCAGACCAAGAGCGTCGCCGATCACTTCCGCCAGATCTACAAGCGGCTCGCGGAGCTCGAATCCCGCGTCGAAGCGGTCGAAGATCGGGTCGATTCCCGCCCTTCTATCGACTACCCGACGAAGCCGGACACCGAGGTACTCGTTCAGGTCGTGGAGCTGGAGACCCGTTTGAAGCGTCTCGAGAGCGAAAACCAGGAGCTCACCGAGCGGTGTGATCGTCTTCAGGCGCACAACGAGGCCATCTCCAACCTCTACGTCGTCAAGCATCGACTCCACGCGTCGCTGGAGCCAGGCGAGATCATGCGAATCATCCGCGAGATTCTCAGCGAGCTGGTCGGGGCGAGCGAGTTCGGCATCTTCCTGCTCGATCCCCGCCAGGCCGCGCTACGTCGCGTGACCGGTCTGGGACCGGAGTCCGGGCCCGACTCCATCTTGATCGGTGACGGCCATCTCGGCCGAGTCGCCAAAGACGGCCAGGCCTTCTTCTACGACTCGTCAGGAAACGGCGAGCGGGCACCGGACGTCCCACTCGCCGCCATTCCCTTGCGGGGCGAAACCGGACCGATCGGCATCATCGCGATCTGGCGCCTGCTTTCGCACAAGGACCGTCTGAGTCCCATCGATCACCAGCTTCTCGAGCTCGTCGCGGATCAAGCTCCCTTGGCTCTGATGTCGGCGCACCTTCACCAGAGAAGCCGCGCCCGGAGTCGATCACCGGGCGGGAGCTCGGCGATTTAA
- the rfbB gene encoding dTDP-glucose 4,6-dehydratase: protein MSASILVTGGAGFIGSNFIHYVFAHHPDWKITNLDKLTYAGNLENLREIETRPNYRFIRGDVADRGTVEPLVAECDYVVNFAAETHVDRSILDAGAFIQTDVYGTFVLLDCMRASGRTRRFIQISTDEVYGTIEKGSAKESDPLAPRNPYAASKAGADRLAYSFFVTYGVPVIVTRASNNYGPRQYPEKIIPLFVTNALEDRPLPLYGDGLQVRDWLHVSDHCHAIDYLLEKGTDGETYNIGGSHELTNVELTRKVLRILDKPEHLIEHVRDRPGHDRRYSLDTSKLRALGWSARMPFDEGLEATVRWYCEHPEWWQRIKSESADYRDFHDKHYRTRSDETAFDR from the coding sequence GTGTCCGCGTCCATTCTCGTCACCGGTGGTGCCGGGTTCATCGGAAGCAACTTCATCCACTACGTTTTCGCGCACCACCCCGATTGGAAAATCACCAACCTCGATAAGCTCACTTATGCGGGCAACCTGGAGAATCTGCGCGAGATCGAGACCCGGCCCAACTACCGGTTCATTCGAGGGGACGTGGCCGACCGAGGCACCGTGGAGCCTCTCGTGGCCGAGTGCGACTATGTCGTCAATTTTGCCGCAGAGACTCACGTGGATCGTTCCATCCTCGACGCGGGTGCGTTCATACAAACCGACGTCTACGGAACCTTCGTCCTTCTGGACTGCATGCGTGCCTCGGGACGGACCCGACGGTTCATTCAAATCTCGACCGACGAGGTCTACGGGACGATAGAAAAGGGCTCGGCGAAGGAGTCGGATCCGCTCGCACCGCGTAACCCCTACGCGGCCAGCAAGGCGGGCGCCGACCGGCTCGCCTACTCCTTCTTCGTGACCTACGGGGTTCCGGTCATCGTGACGCGCGCCTCGAACAACTACGGCCCGCGCCAGTACCCCGAGAAGATCATTCCGCTCTTCGTAACGAATGCGCTCGAGGACCGGCCGCTGCCGCTCTACGGCGATGGTCTGCAGGTGCGGGACTGGCTCCACGTCAGCGATCATTGCCACGCCATCGATTACCTTCTGGAGAAGGGAACCGACGGCGAGACCTACAACATCGGCGGCAGCCACGAGCTCACGAACGTCGAGCTGACCCGTAAGGTTCTTCGCATCCTCGACAAACCGGAACATCTGATCGAGCACGTAAGGGACCGGCCGGGACACGACCGCCGGTACAGCCTGGATACGTCCAAGCTCAGAGCGCTCGGATGGTCTGCCCGCATGCCTTTCGACGAAGGTTTGGAGGCAACCGTGCGCTGGTACTGCGAGCACCCCGAGTGGTGGCAGCGCATCAAGAGCGAGAGCGCCGATTACCGGGACTTTCACGACAAACACTACCGAACCCGCTCGGACGAAACCGCCTTCGATCGCTGA
- a CDS encoding ParA family protein, whose protein sequence is MTSTISTRVIAVANRKGGVAKTTTVINLGAALAAKRRRVLLVDLDDQQDLCSALKVPMPRPGLADALLSTAFFDTGNLAEAFVPVQGMVVAGGYGIGHCERELVVHGNCERALRRALAPHLNRFDYVLLDCAPSINSLTTNALAAAHDVLIPVQTEFLAANQLPSIMSAVDDIRSRLNPSLKVAGFLPTMYDSRSRHALRMMEHIALQAHLWGVYAFKPIPKAVRLADAAEAGRPIFHTGSSSAPARAYHALAAEIDCDREPVVEPAIYERTATPAGVAGSYA, encoded by the coding sequence ATGACCTCAACGATATCGACCCGAGTCATCGCCGTGGCGAACCGCAAGGGCGGGGTGGCGAAAACGACGACGGTCATCAATCTCGGTGCCGCGCTGGCGGCGAAACGACGGCGCGTCCTCCTGGTCGACCTCGACGATCAGCAGGACCTCTGCTCCGCACTCAAGGTTCCCATGCCGCGACCCGGTCTGGCGGATGCCCTGCTGAGCACTGCCTTTTTCGACACCGGGAATCTGGCCGAGGCCTTCGTGCCGGTTCAGGGAATGGTCGTGGCCGGCGGCTACGGAATCGGCCACTGCGAGCGCGAGCTGGTCGTGCACGGCAACTGTGAACGAGCTCTGAGGCGGGCGCTCGCTCCGCACCTCAACCGATTCGATTACGTCTTGCTGGACTGCGCCCCCTCGATCAACTCCCTTACCACAAACGCCCTGGCGGCGGCGCATGATGTCTTGATCCCAGTCCAGACCGAGTTTCTCGCGGCGAACCAGCTTCCGAGCATCATGTCAGCCGTCGACGACATTCGCTCGCGACTCAACCCATCGCTGAAGGTTGCCGGATTCCTTCCCACGATGTACGACAGCCGAAGTCGACACGCCCTGAGGATGATGGAGCACATTGCCTTACAGGCGCATCTCTGGGGCGTGTATGCGTTCAAGCCCATACCCAAGGCGGTACGACTGGCCGATGCCGCCGAGGCAGGACGACCCATCTTCCATACGGGAAGCAGCTCGGCGCCGGCGCGCGCGTACCACGCTCTTGCGGCCGAGATCGATTGCGACCGCGAGCCGGTCGTGGAGCCCGCGATCTACGAGCGCACCGCAACTCCCGCGGGAGTTGCGGGCTCGTACGCCTAG
- a CDS encoding aminotransferase class V-fold PLP-dependent enzyme, producing the protein MERREFLKSVVTAPVVGGRSQRAVQSVSASLEDNVYTRLLGVRPHLGAHEHISRLGGSRMHPDVIEALVEANRYFVDMNELTEAAGKRVAELLGAEAALVTAGGFSSMILGAAACLTGIDPDKVDALPHPTWLRRECLIQSEHRFSYDRAYRAAGMVIVEAKNREELERKISDKTAMIAVLAAVEEQREFGPPKPRKRALPPEPLALMPEELIAIGKRAGVPVLVDMASDLPPASNLTRWVREGADLVVISGGKGLLGPQSTGILAGREDLIAAARQNAAPNGNIGRGMKVGKEEVIALVVALDRYTRLDHNKEIESWNEKARWLEKELSGIPGVRAEYAVNTKGYADIDLSWDENVIGLSHEELRERLMAGSPRMTYDGTTVRVRQLTDDELVVVARRLRQVLEAAKSG; encoded by the coding sequence GTGGAACGCCGTGAGTTTCTGAAGTCCGTCGTGACGGCTCCTGTCGTCGGGGGAAGGTCGCAGCGAGCGGTTCAAAGTGTTTCGGCTTCCCTCGAGGACAACGTCTATACCAGACTGCTGGGTGTGAGACCCCACCTCGGGGCTCACGAGCACATCTCACGTCTCGGCGGCTCTCGAATGCATCCGGACGTCATCGAAGCACTCGTGGAGGCCAACCGTTATTTCGTGGACATGAACGAGCTGACCGAAGCCGCGGGAAAGCGCGTCGCCGAGCTTCTCGGCGCCGAAGCGGCTCTCGTGACCGCGGGCGGATTTTCTTCGATGATCCTGGGAGCCGCCGCCTGCCTCACCGGCATCGATCCCGACAAGGTCGACGCGCTTCCCCATCCGACCTGGCTACGGCGAGAGTGCCTGATTCAATCCGAGCATCGGTTCTCCTACGACCGCGCCTATCGCGCGGCGGGAATGGTCATCGTGGAGGCCAAGAACCGAGAGGAGCTCGAGCGGAAGATTTCCGACAAGACAGCGATGATCGCGGTGCTCGCCGCCGTCGAAGAGCAACGGGAGTTCGGCCCGCCCAAGCCACGCAAGCGTGCGCTTCCTCCCGAGCCTTTGGCCCTGATGCCCGAAGAGCTCATCGCGATCGGCAAGCGGGCGGGCGTTCCCGTGCTGGTGGACATGGCCTCCGATTTGCCTCCGGCTTCCAATCTCACCCGTTGGGTGAGGGAGGGTGCCGACCTCGTGGTCATCAGCGGCGGCAAGGGCCTTCTGGGACCGCAGTCGACGGGGATTCTCGCGGGGCGCGAGGATCTCATCGCCGCGGCCCGCCAGAATGCGGCGCCGAACGGCAACATTGGCCGCGGCATGAAGGTGGGCAAGGAGGAGGTCATCGCCCTCGTCGTCGCCCTCGACCGCTACACCCGGCTCGACCACAACAAAGAGATCGAGAGCTGGAACGAGAAAGCCCGCTGGCTGGAAAAAGAACTGAGCGGGATTCCTGGCGTACGCGCCGAGTACGCCGTCAACACCAAGGGCTACGCCGACATCGACTTGAGCTGGGACGAGAACGTCATCGGGCTGTCGCACGAGGAGCTGCGGGAAAGGCTGATGGCTGGTTCGCCAAGAATGACCTATGACGGGACCACCGTGCGGGTGCGCCAGCTCACGGACGATGAGCTCGTTGTCGTCGCCCGAAGGCTCAGGCAAGTTCTGGAAGCGGCGAAATCGGGATAG
- a CDS encoding thioesterase family protein, with protein sequence MLLLEGRVERDWVDYNGHLNVAYYHMAFDRATDVFLQRIGLGPEYVESHAGSMFALEDHLVYLRELREGEPFRIMLQLLDWDSKRLHYFQRLFHREKDFLSATCEHLSIFVDMKTRRSAQLPASTRSILEDLFEEHRRLEKPEQAGRVMGIRRA encoded by the coding sequence ATGCTGTTGCTCGAAGGCCGTGTCGAGCGCGACTGGGTCGACTACAACGGCCACTTGAACGTGGCTTACTACCACATGGCATTCGACCGCGCGACCGACGTTTTTCTTCAGAGGATCGGCCTAGGACCGGAGTACGTCGAGAGTCATGCGGGGTCGATGTTCGCCCTCGAGGATCACCTCGTCTACCTGCGCGAGCTGCGCGAAGGGGAGCCGTTCCGTATCATGCTCCAGCTCCTCGACTGGGATTCGAAGCGGCTACACTACTTTCAGCGACTCTTTCATCGGGAGAAGGACTTCCTCTCCGCGACCTGCGAGCACCTTTCGATCTTCGTCGACATGAAAACCCGCCGCTCGGCACAGCTCCCCGCCTCGACACGCTCGATTCTGGAAGATCTCTTCGAAGAGCACCGGCGCCTGGAAAAGCCCGAGCAGGCGGGACGCGTCATGGGGATCCGGCGAGCATGA
- a CDS encoding protein kinase — MSEAPFFCFGCNQRFLGERHCPECGQELGDMATVPSIDARAAEAREVLRLRPEADNDPLVDAVIADYRIDAFVGRGGMARVYRAFHRTLERTCALKILSDRQCVEQFFFEARAAASLVHPNIVTVHNIGEDRGHHFIELEYVDGASLRDLVVRGGHLDPSRATARMTESVSGLAEAHRQGIVHRDLKPGNVLAPTQGGAKLADFGLAKRLLGPALDRVDLSGTPHFMAPELFDGEPAGPRSDVYAAGVSYFYLLTGELPFGASSLPEVVQNHRSGAIPDARRKALDVPDAAQAIVELCLAKRPEERYAEGSVLLRELRSLLGRLRDFGEVVKEALKGIPGQLDRLGSNRFRVEVLLDSGRSQQVVIERTPDDLVRIMSPCARVHRSYLRRALELNAGISHGAICIRELDGAPFFVMSNVYPWPSCDPEEIRASVLEIARRADAIESRLTRSDRH; from the coding sequence ATGAGCGAAGCACCCTTTTTCTGCTTTGGCTGCAATCAACGCTTCCTCGGCGAGCGTCATTGTCCGGAGTGCGGTCAGGAGCTAGGGGATATGGCGACCGTTCCCTCGATCGATGCACGTGCCGCGGAGGCTCGGGAGGTGCTCAGGCTTCGGCCGGAGGCCGACAATGATCCTCTGGTGGATGCTGTGATCGCCGACTACCGGATCGACGCTTTCGTGGGGCGGGGCGGGATGGCTCGCGTGTACCGGGCCTTTCATCGCACCCTCGAGCGAACCTGCGCCCTCAAGATACTGAGCGATCGGCAATGCGTCGAGCAGTTTTTTTTCGAGGCCCGAGCGGCGGCGTCCCTCGTCCATCCCAACATCGTCACCGTCCACAACATCGGAGAGGATCGCGGTCATCATTTCATCGAGTTGGAGTACGTCGACGGAGCCTCGCTGCGCGACCTCGTCGTGCGTGGCGGTCATCTCGACCCCTCTCGAGCCACCGCGAGGATGACCGAGAGCGTCTCGGGCCTGGCCGAGGCTCACCGACAAGGTATCGTCCACCGCGACCTGAAGCCCGGCAACGTGCTGGCTCCCACCCAGGGTGGCGCGAAGTTGGCCGATTTCGGTCTCGCCAAGCGACTTCTCGGTCCCGCTCTCGATCGCGTCGATCTGTCAGGAACTCCTCACTTCATGGCGCCCGAGCTCTTCGATGGAGAGCCCGCAGGGCCTCGAAGCGACGTCTACGCCGCCGGGGTGAGCTACTTCTATCTCCTGACGGGTGAGCTTCCTTTCGGTGCGAGCTCGCTTCCCGAGGTCGTGCAAAACCATAGAAGCGGTGCGATTCCCGACGCGCGGCGCAAGGCTCTCGACGTCCCCGACGCCGCTCAAGCCATCGTGGAACTGTGTCTGGCCAAACGACCAGAGGAGCGCTATGCGGAAGGTTCTGTTCTCCTGCGAGAGCTGCGGTCACTTCTAGGCCGGCTCCGAGACTTCGGTGAAGTTGTGAAAGAGGCACTGAAGGGCATCCCGGGCCAGCTCGACCGCCTCGGTTCGAATCGGTTCCGCGTCGAGGTCCTACTGGATTCGGGTCGCTCCCAGCAGGTCGTCATCGAAAGGACGCCGGACGATCTCGTTCGAATCATGAGCCCCTGCGCCCGAGTGCACCGCTCGTACCTCCGCCGGGCACTCGAGCTCAATGCCGGGATCTCCCACGGCGCCATCTGCATTCGAGAGCTCGATGGAGCCCCATTCTTCGTGATGTCCAACGTGTACCCCTGGCCGAGCTGCGATCCGGAAGAGATCCGGGCGAGCGTGCTCGAGATTGCGCGACGAGCCGACGCGATCGAGAGTCGGCTCACCCGCTCCGACCGCCATTGA
- a CDS encoding DUF4258 domain-containing protein, which produces MRKIPEDPVEFIRRCVVDRKVYWTYHVNMRLAGRYLARNEILDAVESYEIVESYPEDKYLPSYLVLGASSFHVLFAVDVEGDNVRVVTAYRPDPDEWEPDLKTRSVEK; this is translated from the coding sequence GTGCGGAAGATACCCGAGGACCCCGTCGAGTTCATCCGGCGGTGCGTTGTCGATCGAAAGGTCTACTGGACGTATCATGTCAATATGCGCCTCGCAGGAAGGTACTTGGCGAGAAACGAGATACTGGATGCTGTCGAAAGCTACGAAATCGTCGAGTCCTATCCAGAGGACAAGTACTTGCCGAGCTATCTTGTTCTCGGTGCATCGAGTTTCCACGTCTTGTTCGCGGTCGATGTAGAGGGCGACAATGTTCGTGTTGTCACCGCATATCGTCCCGATCCGGACGAATGGGAGCCGGATCTGAAGACGAGGAGTGTCGAGAAATGA
- a CDS encoding YgiT-type zinc finger protein yields MKCRTCGSQLEPTTTDLPFKVTERTIVIVKQIPVAQCPRCSEYLIEDSVFARVEELLSRADPSAELEIIRFAA; encoded by the coding sequence ATGAAATGCCGTACCTGTGGAAGCCAATTGGAGCCAACGACCACGGACCTCCCATTCAAAGTCACGGAACGCACGATTGTAATCGTCAAGCAGATACCGGTGGCCCAATGTCCTCGGTGCAGCGAGTATTTGATAGAGGATTCCGTCTTCGCAAGAGTGGAAGAGCTGCTATCGAGAGCCGATCCGTCGGCCGAGCTCGAGATCATTCGGTTTGCCGCCTGA